From the Priestia koreensis genome, one window contains:
- a CDS encoding PQQ-binding-like beta-propeller repeat protein, whose product MKRLKYFFPLLLLAALVVIGCYKVLNMTPGQVATEVINPKPEIKTTNHTGIRVQLQNKVITSQFVQRRTDSSIISIDHKAIPHLAYKWQGNVLHNDQQTFPEQYAEVPGILTFRGNHLRDEPSYGSVPMGATHLKTIWESSTSNKWGGGIGWTGQPAIVKWDSKVLQTMNVKSTFKNDANFVEVIYASLDGHIYFFDLKSGRPSRPSIQLDNPIRSSVSIDPRGYPLLYVGDGLEKSGKGSMGLHVFSLIDGKQLSFIKGIDRLAARQWGAFDGSPLINRQTDTMFVGGENGLFYEVKLNTLFSPTNKTISIRPQMVKYYYKVKGNWYFGIGNSVASYKNLTFFADNGGSIQALNLLNHQPVWATPRTDATNSTLVVDVEGNQPFLYTGNEVDKQGKKGTSTVKKINAVTGQTVWATKYPAMSIKGKRTVNGGVLATPINGKEKIKHLVIYTVARTNNIQSGAMVALDKKTGKEVWRWNMPAYSWSSPAAVYDKEGNAFIVQGDSKGNVYLLSAATGKILSKVALGANIEGSPAIYNQTLVVGTRGGKIAAVQIQP is encoded by the coding sequence ATGAAAAGGCTAAAATATTTTTTTCCTCTGTTATTGCTCGCTGCTTTAGTTGTTATTGGTTGTTATAAGGTGTTGAATATGACGCCGGGTCAGGTTGCGACAGAGGTTATAAACCCCAAGCCTGAAATAAAGACGACCAACCATACAGGAATACGTGTTCAGCTACAAAATAAAGTCATCACTTCTCAATTCGTTCAACGCCGAACGGACTCTTCCATCATTTCAATTGATCACAAAGCAATACCCCACTTAGCATATAAATGGCAAGGAAACGTGCTACATAACGACCAGCAAACTTTCCCTGAACAATATGCTGAGGTTCCAGGTATTCTTACGTTTCGAGGAAATCATCTTCGTGACGAGCCGTCCTACGGTTCTGTACCAATGGGGGCTACCCACCTGAAAACCATTTGGGAGTCCTCTACTAGCAACAAATGGGGAGGCGGCATCGGCTGGACAGGCCAGCCGGCCATTGTAAAATGGGATTCAAAGGTGCTTCAAACGATGAATGTAAAATCGACCTTTAAAAACGATGCTAATTTCGTGGAAGTGATCTACGCATCGCTTGACGGACACATTTACTTTTTTGATTTGAAGTCTGGACGTCCATCACGGCCAAGTATTCAGTTAGACAATCCAATTCGAAGTTCGGTGTCAATTGATCCTCGAGGTTATCCGCTTTTATACGTGGGAGACGGCCTTGAAAAGTCAGGAAAAGGAAGCATGGGTCTTCACGTGTTTAGTTTAATTGATGGAAAGCAGTTATCCTTTATTAAAGGAATCGATCGTTTAGCTGCGCGACAATGGGGAGCATTTGATGGATCACCGTTAATTAACCGTCAAACAGATACGATGTTTGTTGGGGGAGAAAATGGATTGTTTTACGAGGTGAAGCTTAATACGTTATTTTCACCAACGAATAAGACAATATCGATTCGACCTCAGATGGTGAAGTACTATTATAAAGTAAAAGGCAACTGGTATTTCGGTATTGGAAATTCTGTAGCGTCCTATAAAAACCTTACGTTTTTCGCTGATAATGGCGGTAGCATCCAAGCTCTTAATCTACTTAACCATCAGCCAGTTTGGGCGACGCCAAGAACAGATGCGACGAATTCTACACTTGTTGTAGACGTGGAGGGAAATCAACCATTTCTTTATACGGGAAATGAAGTTGATAAGCAAGGCAAAAAAGGGACGAGCACGGTTAAAAAGATTAATGCTGTAACAGGCCAGACCGTATGGGCAACGAAGTATCCCGCAATGTCGATTAAAGGAAAACGAACGGTAAACGGTGGCGTATTAGCTACACCGATTAACGGCAAGGAAAAAATCAAGCATCTTGTGATTTACACGGTTGCTCGAACGAACAACATTCAGTCAGGCGCAATGGTAGCGCTCGATAAAAAAACAGGAAAAGAAGTATGGCGCTGGAATATGCCTGCTTATTCATGGTCATCACCTGCGGCTGTTTATGACAAAGAAGGAAATGCCTTTATCGTTCAAGGTGACTCTAAAGGAAATGTCTACCTGCTGTCAGCGGCAACAGGCAAAATTTTATCAAAAGTAGCGTTAGGCGCAAATATTGAAGGCTCACCCGCAATCTATAACCAGACGCTTGTCGTCGGTACGCGCGGTGGAAAGATAGCAGCTGTTCAAATTCAGCCATAA
- a CDS encoding MATE family efflux transporter, which produces MKEKAKKLTLFTLTWPIFIEIFLYMLMGNLDTLMLSQYSDDSVAAVGVANQMLNIMIVMFGFVATGCSILVAQQLGAKNDRTAAEVAVISIVANFIFGLMLSGIFVFASTPLLKLMDLPPHLLSEGKSYLIIVGGFSFIQSVIMTLGAILRSYGFTKDTMLVTVGTNILHAIGNYFVIFGPFGFPVLGVEGVAFSTTISRLIGLIVLFYLLKKRIKETLPFKTFYKIPKVHLKNLLRIGIPSAGENLSYNASQIVITYFVTMIGTEALTTKVYTQNIMMFIYLFSVAISEGTQILIGHLIGARKYTEAYERCMRTFKIAITASTCMAIAFSFFAEPLLHIFTTNPHVIETGKILILLTVVLEPGRAFNLVIIGALRSAGDVKFPVYMGILSMWGISVTAAYFFGIVLGFGLPGIWIAFALDEWFRGIFMLFRWRSRIWEQKAFVIHPVG; this is translated from the coding sequence ATGAAGGAAAAAGCTAAAAAACTTACTCTTTTTACACTCACATGGCCTATTTTCATTGAAATATTTTTATACATGCTGATGGGTAATCTTGATACGCTTATGCTTAGTCAATACTCGGATGATTCAGTCGCTGCCGTTGGCGTAGCCAATCAAATGTTGAACATTATGATTGTTATGTTCGGTTTTGTTGCAACAGGCTGTTCGATCTTAGTCGCCCAGCAGCTAGGAGCGAAAAATGACCGAACCGCTGCAGAAGTTGCGGTCATTTCAATTGTGGCAAACTTTATATTTGGCTTGATGCTAAGCGGTATCTTCGTTTTTGCAAGCACACCTCTACTCAAGCTCATGGACTTACCTCCGCATTTGTTATCAGAGGGAAAGAGCTATCTCATCATTGTTGGCGGATTTTCTTTTATTCAATCGGTCATCATGACGCTCGGAGCGATTCTTCGAAGCTATGGCTTTACAAAAGATACGATGCTCGTTACGGTCGGAACAAATATTTTGCACGCAATTGGTAACTATTTCGTCATTTTCGGGCCCTTTGGCTTTCCGGTTTTAGGTGTAGAGGGTGTAGCTTTCTCCACGACCATTAGCCGTCTAATTGGATTAATCGTACTGTTTTATCTACTCAAAAAGCGTATTAAAGAGACGCTACCATTCAAGACATTTTATAAAATTCCAAAGGTTCACCTAAAAAATCTTCTGCGAATTGGGATTCCATCAGCGGGAGAAAATTTATCTTACAATGCTTCACAAATCGTGATTACCTACTTCGTCACGATGATTGGAACAGAGGCGCTTACAACAAAGGTTTATACACAAAATATCATGATGTTTATCTATTTGTTTAGCGTTGCGATCAGCGAGGGTACTCAAATTCTCATTGGTCATCTAATTGGAGCACGAAAATATACCGAGGCTTATGAACGATGTATGCGCACTTTTAAAATCGCCATTACAGCCTCTACGTGTATGGCGATTGCCTTTTCTTTCTTTGCGGAGCCGTTATTACACATCTTTACGACGAATCCGCATGTAATTGAAACCGGAAAAATTTTAATCTTACTTACCGTTGTGCTGGAGCCAGGTCGTGCGTTTAACCTTGTCATTATCGGAGCCCTTCGCTCTGCAGGAGATGTTAAGTTCCCTGTCTATATGGGCATCCTGTCGATGTGGGGAATTAGCGTCACGGCTGCTTACTTCTTTGGCATTGTGTTAGGATTTGGTCTTCCTGGCATCTGGATTGCCTTTGCTCTTGATGAATGGTTTAGAGGTATTTTTATGCTGTTTCGCTGGCGCTCCCGCATTTGGGAGCAAAAGGCGTTTGTTATTCATCCCGTAGGATAA
- a CDS encoding helix-turn-helix domain-containing protein: MTSIDTISVRVPPFPIFITGGQYTFLKGSKHFTRTFEVFDCIYVRKGCLFLKEEQEEYEVTAGQYLILVPGREHGGYKNCTEDTDMVWFHFLMHQPHQYIPAKRIQWSDLLYQEGTHTEPSQFHLQLPQYGKIEHRQRIEGALEELIHLNEHDVLESRLKQQVVFEEILIMLQKEAFAIPSAAAKVTEQVITYIQQHYQHTVTMTTMSKQLHYHADYITRSMKKTIGITPVEYIQQYRIAQAKTLLVTTNMKLKDIAVSVGIQDYTYFPRLFKKQEGMSPNIYRRLFNRG; the protein is encoded by the coding sequence GTGACTAGCATAGATACAATTAGCGTTCGTGTCCCACCGTTCCCGATCTTTATTACGGGCGGTCAGTATACGTTTTTAAAAGGAAGCAAGCATTTTACGCGGACATTTGAGGTGTTTGACTGCATTTATGTGCGAAAAGGCTGTCTATTTTTGAAAGAAGAGCAGGAGGAGTATGAGGTAACCGCAGGGCAATATCTCATATTAGTACCAGGAAGAGAGCACGGTGGCTACAAAAATTGTACAGAGGATACGGATATGGTTTGGTTTCACTTTTTAATGCACCAGCCCCATCAGTATATACCGGCTAAACGTATTCAATGGAGCGATTTGTTGTACCAAGAGGGTACCCATACAGAGCCGTCACAATTTCACCTTCAGCTTCCCCAATACGGAAAAATTGAACATCGTCAGCGCATAGAAGGAGCTTTAGAAGAGCTTATCCATTTAAATGAGCATGACGTTTTAGAGAGTCGCCTAAAGCAACAAGTTGTCTTTGAAGAGATTTTAATTATGCTTCAAAAAGAAGCTTTTGCAATTCCATCAGCTGCGGCAAAAGTAACGGAACAAGTCATTACGTATATTCAGCAGCACTATCAGCATACAGTCACGATGACCACTATGTCTAAACAGCTACACTATCATGCGGACTATATTACGAGAAGTATGAAAAAAACGATTGGGATCACGCCCGTTGAATACATACAGCAATATCGAATTGCACAGGCCAAAACCCTGTTAGTCACCACAAACATGAAGCTAAAGGATATTGCGGTAAGCGTTGGCATTCAAGATTATACGTATTTTCCTAGACTCTTTAAGAAGCAGGAAGGCATGTCTCCGAATATTTACCGGCGCTTGTTTAATCGGGGCTAA
- a CDS encoding alpha-amylase family glycosyl hydrolase, producing MSIPAKANAATDRKWQDEMMYFIMVDRFNNGDVKNDGDANPDDPKAYHGGDIQGIIEKLDYIKDMGFTSIWLTPIFDNEQKGYHGYWIQDFYKVDEHFGTIQDFKKLVKEAHKRDMKVVLDFVANHTGYQHPWLKDSAKKDWFHEKKDIVNWNSQDEIENGWLYGLPDLNQENPDVKKYLIDAGKWWIKETDIDGYRLDTVRHVPKEFWTEFSQEMKKTKKDFFLLGEVWNSDPRYLAEYQKIGIDAMVDFPLYDQLTNIFSNVDESQENLIASWKRNKVAYPHPYLLGTFLDNHDTERFTRQALRHKQYPVTRTKLGLTYLYGAPGIPIVYYGTEITLDGGKDPDNRRLMNFQSDKELGEYVGKLAELRRKHPSLRRGTFDSIYEENGMAIYKRTYKNETTLVAINNTSKNQVVDLKEDFGQKKELRGLLESDFVRPDGDVYKMSVNRETANIYVVADKSGLNIPYIAAIVAVYVAFIAFLYFARKRRRKA from the coding sequence ATGAGTATTCCTGCCAAGGCAAACGCTGCGACTGATCGAAAATGGCAGGACGAAATGATGTATTTTATTATGGTCGATCGCTTTAATAACGGGGATGTAAAAAATGATGGTGATGCAAACCCTGATGACCCGAAGGCTTATCATGGTGGGGATATTCAAGGAATCATTGAGAAGCTTGATTACATTAAAGATATGGGGTTTACATCGATTTGGCTGACGCCTATTTTTGATAATGAACAGAAGGGATACCACGGCTACTGGATCCAAGATTTTTATAAGGTGGACGAGCACTTTGGTACGATACAAGACTTTAAAAAGCTAGTCAAAGAAGCTCATAAGCGCGATATGAAGGTTGTTTTGGACTTCGTAGCTAATCACACCGGTTATCAGCATCCATGGCTAAAAGACTCAGCAAAGAAAGATTGGTTTCATGAAAAGAAAGACATTGTGAACTGGAACAGTCAGGATGAGATTGAAAACGGATGGCTATACGGTCTTCCAGATTTAAATCAAGAAAATCCAGACGTAAAGAAGTATTTAATTGATGCGGGCAAATGGTGGATTAAAGAAACGGATATTGATGGTTATCGTTTGGATACGGTTCGTCACGTACCGAAAGAATTTTGGACTGAATTCTCACAGGAAATGAAGAAAACAAAAAAAGATTTTTTCTTATTAGGAGAAGTTTGGAACAGCGATCCTCGTTATCTGGCAGAATATCAAAAAATAGGAATTGATGCGATGGTTGATTTTCCTCTATACGATCAGCTTACAAACATCTTTTCAAACGTAGATGAATCACAGGAAAACTTAATTGCATCGTGGAAGCGAAACAAAGTCGCGTATCCTCATCCGTATTTACTCGGAACGTTTCTTGATAATCATGATACAGAGCGCTTTACGAGACAAGCATTGCGGCATAAGCAGTATCCTGTTACGCGTACGAAATTGGGATTAACGTACTTATACGGGGCGCCAGGTATTCCAATTGTATACTATGGAACTGAGATTACGTTAGATGGTGGAAAAGATCCTGATAATCGACGATTAATGAATTTTCAATCGGACAAGGAATTAGGAGAGTATGTAGGGAAACTCGCAGAGCTCCGTCGAAAGCATCCGTCTTTAAGAAGAGGAACGTTTGATTCCATTTACGAAGAGAACGGAATGGCGATTTACAAACGAACGTATAAAAACGAAACGACGCTTGTGGCCATTAACAATACGTCAAAAAATCAGGTGGTTGATTTAAAAGAAGACTTTGGTCAAAAGAAAGAACTACGAGGCCTTTTAGAATCGGATTTTGTTCGACCAGATGGTGATGTATATAAAATGTCTGTAAATCGAGAAACGGCTAATATTTATGTAGTAGCAGACAAATCAGGATTAAATATTCCGTATATCGCTGCGATTGTAGCTGTGTATGTTGCGTTTATCGCTTTCTTATATTTTGCACGTAAACGTAGAAGGAAGGCATAA
- a CDS encoding LacI family DNA-binding transcriptional regulator — protein MAVTIKDVALRANVAPSTVSRVIANSSRISEKTKKRVRAAMEELGYHPNIIARSLANKSAQAIGLVMPSSGNKVLQNPFFPEVLRGISVGAHEAKQALYMSTGETESEIFQEVVQMVQGRRVDGIILLYSKVEDNILCYLKEQNFPFVVIGKPFKDNDSITYVDNDNFRAGREVTEYLIGKGHQNIAFIGGDLELVVTIDRLTGYDKAIRSAGLEYRDDYIIHEEFLQQGGKEAVHELMSLGEPPTALVVADDLMALGVLNTLDEMGISVPNDISIVSFNNVLLAEMSRPSLTSVDINIHDLGYQAIRCLIEQIESPYDMVKNIKVPYQIIERNSCKNLVNA, from the coding sequence TTGGCTGTAACAATTAAAGATGTAGCACTTCGTGCGAACGTGGCGCCTTCAACAGTTTCACGTGTTATCGCGAATAGCTCACGTATTAGTGAAAAAACGAAAAAACGTGTCCGAGCAGCAATGGAGGAGCTCGGTTATCATCCAAACATTATTGCAAGAAGCTTAGCAAATAAATCCGCTCAGGCGATCGGTCTTGTGATGCCAAGCTCGGGAAATAAAGTACTGCAAAATCCATTTTTCCCAGAGGTATTGCGCGGGATCAGCGTAGGGGCTCATGAAGCAAAGCAGGCCCTTTACATGTCTACTGGTGAAACGGAGAGCGAGATCTTTCAAGAAGTCGTTCAAATGGTGCAAGGTCGACGAGTCGATGGCATTATTTTGCTGTATTCCAAAGTAGAAGATAACATTCTGTGTTATTTGAAAGAACAAAATTTTCCGTTCGTCGTAATAGGAAAACCGTTTAAAGACAATGATTCCATTACATATGTTGACAACGATAACTTTCGTGCGGGGCGAGAGGTAACGGAGTATCTCATTGGAAAAGGACATCAAAATATTGCTTTTATCGGTGGGGACTTAGAGCTTGTTGTAACAATTGATCGCTTAACAGGATATGACAAAGCCATTCGCTCTGCAGGACTAGAATACCGCGATGATTATATTATTCATGAAGAATTTCTGCAGCAAGGTGGTAAGGAAGCGGTTCATGAGTTAATGTCGCTTGGTGAGCCACCGACTGCTTTAGTCGTGGCAGATGATTTGATGGCGCTCGGCGTATTAAATACGCTAGACGAAATGGGGATATCGGTTCCAAACGATATTTCCATTGTCAGCTTTAATAACGTGTTGCTTGCCGAAATGTCGAGACCGTCTTTAACATCGGTAGACATTAATATTCATGATCTTGGCTATCAGGCCATTCGCTGCCTGATTGAACAAATTGAAAGCCCTTATGATATGGTGAAAAACATTAAGGTTCCTTATCAGATCATTGAGCGCAATTCATGCAAAAATCTTGTGAATGCGTAA
- a CDS encoding SDR family oxidoreductase: MSEQKQTFPAQHQDRQPGLESDMNPKPIAISEAYKSGNKLAGKTAIVTGGDSGIGRAVAYHYAKEGADVAIVYLNESSDAEETKQFVEQNGQKCLLLAGDIGDEQFCQDVVKQTLEAFGKIDILVNNAGEQHPQNSILDITAEQLEKTFRTNIFSMFHLTKAVLPHLPSGGSIINSSSITAYQGHATLIDYSSTKGAITTFTRSLSQSKDVIDKGIRVNAVAPGPIWTPLIPSTFSSDQVETFGADTPMKRAGQPHELAPSYVFLASDDSSYIAGQVIHVNGGKIVNG; the protein is encoded by the coding sequence ATGAGTGAACAAAAACAAACATTCCCTGCACAACATCAGGACCGCCAACCAGGTCTAGAATCTGATATGAATCCGAAACCAATTGCCATTAGCGAGGCTTACAAGAGCGGAAATAAGCTAGCGGGCAAAACAGCCATCGTCACGGGGGGAGACAGTGGAATTGGTCGCGCTGTTGCCTATCATTATGCGAAAGAAGGCGCCGACGTCGCAATCGTTTACTTAAATGAAAGCAGTGATGCTGAAGAAACAAAGCAGTTCGTGGAGCAAAATGGTCAAAAATGCTTACTTCTCGCTGGGGACATTGGTGACGAACAATTTTGTCAAGACGTGGTGAAACAAACGCTTGAAGCATTCGGAAAAATCGATATTTTAGTAAATAATGCTGGTGAACAGCATCCGCAGAACAGTATTTTAGATATTACCGCTGAACAATTGGAAAAAACATTTCGCACGAACATTTTTTCCATGTTTCATTTAACGAAAGCCGTTCTTCCACATCTACCATCCGGAGGGTCCATTATTAATTCCTCCTCCATTACCGCTTATCAAGGTCATGCAACATTAATTGACTATTCATCTACAAAAGGCGCAATTACCACCTTTACACGTTCGCTTTCACAATCGAAAGACGTTATTGACAAAGGAATTCGTGTTAACGCAGTAGCTCCTGGTCCTATTTGGACACCGCTTATTCCTTCTACGTTTTCTAGCGATCAAGTGGAAACATTCGGAGCTGATACACCGATGAAGCGTGCTGGACAGCCTCACGAATTGGCACCGAGCTATGTCTTTTTAGCAAGTGATGACTCTTCTTATATTGCTGGACAAGTTATTCACGTCAACGGTGGAAAAATTGTGAACGGCTGA
- a CDS encoding YajQ family cyclic di-GMP-binding protein → MAKDSSFDIVSQVDLSEVTNAIQIALKEVKNRYDFKGSKSDVSLEKEELVLISDDEFKLEQLKDVLVSKLIKRNVPTKNISYGKVENASGGTVRQRGKLVQGIDKENAKKINTLIKNSGLKVKTQVQDDQVRVTGKSRDDLQQVINAVRQADLSVDVQFINYR, encoded by the coding sequence ATGGCAAAGGACAGCTCATTTGATATTGTATCTCAGGTTGACTTATCTGAAGTCACAAACGCCATTCAAATCGCGTTAAAGGAAGTTAAAAACCGCTATGATTTTAAAGGAAGTAAAAGTGATGTTTCCCTTGAGAAGGAAGAGCTTGTACTCATTTCAGATGATGAATTTAAGCTTGAACAACTGAAAGATGTTCTCGTTTCCAAGCTCATCAAACGAAATGTTCCAACAAAGAACATTTCTTACGGAAAAGTTGAAAACGCATCTGGTGGTACGGTAAGACAGCGCGGGAAGCTTGTACAAGGTATTGACAAAGAAAACGCTAAGAAAATTAATACGCTTATCAAAAATTCAGGTCTTAAGGTGAAAACGCAAGTACAAGACGATCAAGTACGTGTCACAGGAAAAAGCCGTGATGATCTACAGCAGGTGATTAACGCTGTTAGACAGGCTGATTTATCTGTTGACGTGCAATTCATTAATTACCGCTAA
- a CDS encoding CvfB family protein gives MNELRPGEIVTLSVYRTTPLGYILTNEAAEEVFLHRNEATRELAEDEEVDVFLYIDQKSRLTATMAMPKIQEGTYEWLEVVDVKRRMGAFVNIGTNKDLLIAASDLPLYEDSWPQVGDRLYCSMRITHRGMMYGRLATDDIMKDRMTPAPRELFNRDLEGIVYRLLKVGTYIVTDEGYVGFVHESERKEEPRLGERVKARVINVKDDGTLNLSLLGRKQESMGGDAEQLYDYMESRGGAMPFWDKSYPEDIRERFNMSKAAFKRALGQLMKEDKVYQEEGWTYFKGK, from the coding sequence ATGAATGAATTAAGACCTGGAGAGATTGTGACACTGTCGGTATACCGCACAACTCCGCTTGGATATATATTAACGAACGAAGCAGCAGAAGAAGTGTTTCTTCACCGTAACGAAGCAACACGTGAGCTAGCAGAAGATGAAGAAGTAGATGTATTTCTTTATATAGATCAAAAAAGTCGCTTAACAGCTACGATGGCGATGCCAAAAATTCAAGAAGGTACGTACGAATGGTTAGAAGTAGTTGACGTAAAACGTCGTATGGGAGCATTCGTAAACATCGGAACGAACAAAGACTTGTTGATTGCGGCAAGTGACCTACCGCTTTACGAAGACTCATGGCCACAAGTAGGAGACCGCTTATATTGCTCCATGCGCATCACACATAGAGGTATGATGTACGGACGTTTGGCGACTGACGACATTATGAAAGACCGTATGACGCCAGCACCTCGCGAGTTGTTTAACCGTGATTTAGAAGGAATCGTATATCGCTTATTAAAAGTCGGCACATACATCGTAACAGATGAGGGATACGTTGGCTTTGTTCATGAATCAGAACGTAAAGAAGAGCCTCGCTTAGGTGAACGTGTCAAAGCTCGTGTTATTAATGTAAAAGACGATGGGACGCTTAACTTATCGTTACTCGGACGTAAGCAAGAAAGCATGGGTGGAGACGCAGAACAACTTTACGATTATATGGAGAGCCGCGGTGGTGCGATGCCATTTTGGGATAAAAGCTATCCAGAAGATATCCGTGAGCGTTTTAATATGAGTAAAGCAGCGTTCAAACGTGCTCTTGGTCAATTGATGAAAGAGGACAAGGTGTATCAAGAAGAAGGTTGGACATATTTTAAAGGGAAATAA
- a CDS encoding DUF3941 domain-containing protein, protein MGKFRTSDNDKKAHDNNAEHELKNQLTEENRQKGKNQFSKKTDHL, encoded by the coding sequence ATGGGTAAATTCCGTACGAGTGATAATGATAAAAAAGCTCACGACAACAACGCAGAGCATGAGTTAAAAAATCAGCTTACTGAAGAAAATCGTCAAAAAGGAAAAAATCAATTTTCCAAAAAGACGGATCATCTATAA
- a CDS encoding DegV family protein produces MSITIITDSASDLPVNYYKENNVTLLPLRVHLNDKEYLDQETISSKDVYAEIRKGAMPKTSQASPAALMELFEQVAQKNEPCLYIAFSSQLSGTYQTAMMVREEILEKYPDFEFEIIDSKCASLGQGLAVHHAVEFLKTNPSFTDFVAKVKEYCIHMEHIFTVDDLDFLAQGGRVSKASAFVGGLLNIKPLLHVEDGKLIPLEKLRGRKKVLRRMVDLMKERGEDLAHQTIAISHGDDEATAFALRDMIKEEFGCKSFLISMIGSAVGSHSGPGTIALFFLNKKL; encoded by the coding sequence ATGTCCATTACTATTATTACGGATAGCGCGAGTGACTTACCAGTTAACTATTATAAAGAAAACAACGTTACGTTGTTGCCTCTTCGTGTTCATCTCAACGATAAAGAATATTTAGATCAAGAAACCATTTCATCCAAAGATGTATACGCTGAAATTCGTAAAGGTGCTATGCCAAAAACATCTCAAGCCTCCCCTGCTGCTTTAATGGAGTTATTTGAACAGGTGGCACAAAAAAACGAGCCGTGCTTGTATATTGCATTTTCATCTCAGCTCTCAGGAACATATCAAACAGCGATGATGGTACGTGAGGAAATTCTAGAGAAGTATCCTGATTTTGAATTTGAAATCATCGATTCAAAATGTGCTTCCCTTGGTCAAGGTCTAGCGGTTCATCATGCCGTTGAGTTCCTAAAGACAAACCCTTCATTTACGGACTTTGTGGCAAAGGTAAAAGAATACTGCATTCATATGGAGCATATTTTTACTGTTGATGACCTTGATTTTCTTGCTCAAGGTGGACGTGTCAGCAAAGCCTCTGCTTTTGTAGGAGGGTTATTAAACATCAAGCCACTTTTACATGTTGAAGACGGCAAGCTGATCCCACTAGAAAAGTTACGCGGTCGTAAAAAGGTATTACGCCGTATGGTTGATTTAATGAAAGAGCGCGGAGAGGATTTGGCACATCAAACGATTGCGATTAGTCATGGTGATGATGAGGCAACCGCTTTTGCATTAAGAGACATGATCAAAGAAGAGTTTGGATGTAAATCATTCTTAATTAGCATGATCGGCTCTGCTGTTGGATCACATTCAGGGCCCGGAACCATCGCGCTATTTTTCTTAAACAAAAAGCTGTAA
- a CDS encoding YitT family protein — MVMVELKKLVVVLIGALFNALSLNLFLIPANVYASGFTGVSQLVSSILNDYTPLHLSTGFLLFLLNIPVTILGWKKVGKSFTLYSFLSVIATSLFLSLIPVVELSHDILLNAVFGGVIAAVGVGITLKWGASTGGLDIVAMVLSRMKDKPVGTYFFLLNAIIIVSAGLLYGWEKALYTLVTLYVCTRVIDTIHTRHVKLTVMIVTKKGEDLKKAIHAKLVRGITTVPAKGGFTNEEKEMMIIVITRYELYDIERIIKEVDPNAFTNIVQTTGVFGMFRKD; from the coding sequence ATGGTGATGGTGGAACTGAAAAAGTTAGTTGTCGTGCTGATAGGGGCTTTGTTTAATGCGCTCTCATTAAACCTGTTCTTAATTCCAGCCAACGTCTACGCGAGTGGGTTTACAGGGGTCTCGCAGCTTGTCTCAAGCATTTTAAATGATTATACCCCCTTACATCTTTCGACGGGTTTTCTTCTATTCCTTCTCAATATTCCCGTTACCATCCTCGGATGGAAAAAGGTCGGGAAATCATTCACATTATATAGCTTTTTGAGCGTTATCGCTACTTCCTTGTTTCTATCTCTTATACCCGTTGTTGAGCTTTCTCATGACATTTTATTAAACGCCGTATTTGGTGGAGTGATTGCAGCGGTAGGTGTAGGGATTACGCTAAAGTGGGGGGCATCTACAGGTGGCTTGGACATTGTAGCTATGGTGCTGTCTCGAATGAAAGACAAGCCAGTAGGAACGTATTTTTTTCTTTTAAATGCCATTATCATCGTCAGCGCTGGACTTCTTTACGGATGGGAAAAGGCACTGTACACGCTTGTTACCTTATATGTATGTACACGAGTGATTGATACGATTCATACGCGTCACGTGAAATTAACCGTAATGATTGTAACCAAAAAAGGCGAAGATTTAAAAAAGGCGATTCATGCTAAGCTTGTACGGGGCATCACGACTGTACCCGCTAAAGGCGGATTTACGAATGAAGAAAAAGAAATGATGATTATTGTGATTACTCGGTACGAGCTATATGATATTGAGCGTATTATAAAAGAGGTAGATCCAAATGCCTTCACAAATATCGTGCAAACAACAGGTGTATTTGGAATGTTTCGTAAGGATTAA